One Vibrio taketomensis DNA window includes the following coding sequences:
- the hscB gene encoding co-chaperone HscB, with amino-acid sequence MNHFELFGLPTQFELDGSLLSSQFRDLQKRFHPDNFATASERDRLLAVQKAAQINDAYQVLKNPITRAEYILSLNGTEIRGEQQTMQDPMFLMEQMELREELEEIPGCSDPESMLFDFDAKVSKMYKQQLSCVEQQLLQAQWAEAADGVRKLKFIAKLKNEIELVEDKLLG; translated from the coding sequence ATGAACCACTTTGAATTATTTGGGCTACCAACTCAGTTTGAACTGGATGGTAGCCTTCTTTCTTCTCAATTCCGTGATTTACAAAAGCGTTTTCATCCAGATAATTTTGCTACGGCCTCAGAACGAGATCGCTTGTTGGCTGTGCAGAAAGCGGCACAAATTAATGATGCTTATCAGGTGCTGAAAAATCCTATCACTCGTGCAGAGTATATTCTGTCACTGAATGGCACTGAAATTCGCGGTGAGCAACAAACAATGCAAGATCCGATGTTCTTAATGGAACAGATGGAACTGCGTGAAGAATTAGAAGAGATTCCAGGTTGCTCCGATCCTGAATCCATGCTGTTTGATTTTGATGCTAAGGTTTCAAAAATGTACAAGCAGCAACTCAGCTGTGTTGAACAGCAACTATTGCAAGCGCAATGGGCAGAAGCTGCTGATGGCGTTCGCAAACTTAAATTTATTGCCAAACTAAAAAATGAAATTGAGTTAGTTGAAGACAAACTACTCGGTTAA
- the pepB gene encoding aminopeptidase PepB, producing MSTQMSVFLSQVTAAPIWGDKAIVSFSEQGAYIHQGEGHDLGAIQRAARQFVTQGIKNVLLAGEGWDLESVWAFHQGFREPKKSTSFEWPELNETDQAELEARIKATNFTCDVINKSAEEVAPRQLATMASEFIKSIAPEGTVTARIVKDKDLLTEGWEGIYAVGRGSERTSAMLQLDFNPTGDVNAPVYACLVGKGITFDSGGYSIKPSDFMTAMKADMGGAATITGGLGLAIMRGLNKRVKLILCCAENMISGRALKLGDIITYKNGKTVEIMNTDAEGRLVLADGLIYASEQKPELIIDCATLTGAAKYALGNDYHALMSFDDELAHHALTAATAEKEGLWPLPLADFHRGMLPSNFADLSNISSGDFSPGASTAAAFLSFFVEDYKKGWLHFDCAGTYRKSATQKLAPGATGMGVRTLAHILTR from the coding sequence ATGTCGACACAAATGTCAGTATTTTTATCCCAAGTAACCGCAGCTCCAATATGGGGTGATAAAGCGATTGTTTCATTCTCTGAACAAGGCGCTTATATTCATCAGGGTGAAGGGCATGATCTCGGTGCGATTCAACGTGCGGCTCGTCAATTTGTAACTCAAGGCATTAAGAATGTTTTACTAGCCGGTGAAGGATGGGATCTGGAGAGTGTTTGGGCTTTTCATCAAGGCTTTCGTGAACCAAAGAAAAGTACATCTTTTGAATGGCCAGAATTAAATGAAACTGATCAAGCAGAGTTAGAAGCTCGCATTAAAGCGACTAACTTCACTTGCGATGTGATCAATAAATCAGCGGAAGAGGTGGCGCCACGTCAATTGGCAACCATGGCCTCTGAGTTTATTAAGTCAATTGCTCCAGAAGGCACGGTAACGGCACGTATCGTTAAAGATAAAGATCTTCTTACCGAAGGCTGGGAAGGTATTTATGCGGTTGGCCGCGGTTCTGAGCGTACATCAGCGATGCTGCAATTAGACTTCAACCCAACTGGCGACGTTAATGCACCAGTCTATGCTTGCTTGGTGGGTAAAGGCATCACCTTTGATTCCGGTGGTTACAGCATCAAACCTTCAGATTTTATGACAGCAATGAAAGCCGACATGGGCGGAGCAGCAACGATTACTGGTGGTCTAGGCTTGGCGATTATGCGCGGTTTGAACAAGCGCGTTAAGTTGATTCTTTGTTGTGCTGAGAACATGATTTCAGGTCGTGCGCTGAAACTTGGCGATATCATTACCTACAAAAATGGTAAAACCGTTGAGATCATGAATACCGATGCTGAGGGGCGTTTGGTGTTGGCTGATGGCTTGATTTATGCCAGCGAGCAAAAACCTGAACTGATCATTGATTGCGCGACACTGACTGGCGCGGCGAAATACGCATTGGGTAATGATTATCATGCGTTGATGAGTTTTGATGATGAGCTCGCTCATCATGCGTTAACGGCTGCGACCGCAGAGAAAGAGGGGCTATGGCCACTGCCTCTTGCGGATTTCCATCGTGGTATGTTGCCATCAAACTTTGCTGATCTGTCTAACATCAGCAGCGGTGACTTTAGCCCTGGCGCAAGCACGGCGGCAGCTTTCTTATCTTTCTTTGTTGAAGACTACAAAAAAGGCTGGCTACATTTCGATTGTGCTGGTACTTATCGTAAGTCAGCAACACAAAAATTGGCTCCGGGTGCCACAGGTATGGGTGTGCGCACACTAGCTCATATTTTAACCCGTTAA
- the fdx gene encoding ISC system 2Fe-2S type ferredoxin codes for MPKIIVLPHEDLCPEGAVLEAETGESVLDVALKNGIGIEHACEKSCACTTCHVIIREGFDSLEESDELEDDMLDKAWGLEPESRLGCQARVADEDLVVEIPKYTLNHASEDH; via the coding sequence ATGCCTAAAATTATCGTATTACCACATGAAGACCTATGCCCTGAAGGTGCTGTACTAGAAGCAGAAACAGGTGAAAGCGTACTAGATGTTGCGCTGAAAAATGGTATTGGTATCGAACATGCGTGTGAGAAATCATGCGCTTGTACTACTTGTCACGTCATTATCCGTGAAGGTTTTGATTCATTAGAAGAGAGCGATGAGCTGGAAGACGATATGCTTGATAAAGCATGGGGTCTAGAGCCAGAATCTCGTCTGGGTTGCCAAGCACGTGTTGCGGATGAAGATTTAGTCGTGGAAATTCCTAAGTACACGCTTAACCACGCTTCAGAAGATCACTAA
- the iscX gene encoding Fe-S cluster assembly protein IscX, producing the protein MKWTDSRDIAIELCDKYPDMDPKTVRFTDLHQWILELEDFDDEPNHSNEKILEAVILCWMDEAD; encoded by the coding sequence ATGAAATGGACAGATTCGCGCGATATTGCTATCGAGCTGTGTGATAAATATCCAGACATGGATCCAAAAACAGTTCGCTTCACTGATTTGCATCAGTGGATCTTAGAGTTGGAAGATTTTGATGATGAACCAAATCACTCAAATGAAAAGATTCTTGAAGCGGTTATTTTGTGCTGGATGGATGAAGCAGATTAG
- the hscA gene encoding Fe-S protein assembly chaperone HscA: MALLQIAEPGQSSAPHEHKLAAGIDLGTTNSLVASARSGNVTPLEDQQGRRILPSVVRYTADENQVGYLALESAEVDPTNTIISVKRLIGRSLADIQQRYPSLPYQLKASENGLPILATAGGDKNPIEVSADILAALKLRAEDTLGGELAGVVITVPAYFDDAQRAGTKDAAKLAGLHVLRLLNEPTAAAIAYGLDSGQEGVIAVYDLGGGTFDISILRLSKGVFEVLATGGDSALGGDDFDHLLADFLLEKTELSTPLTAEQNRTLLNIAQKTKQLFSEQDSVMVDVFGWQGDVTRAQFEELIRPLVKKTLMSCRRALKDADVELDEVNEVVMVGGSTRTLLVREMVGEFFDRTPLTSINPDEVVAIGAGIQADILVGNKPDAEMLLLDVIPLSLGIETMGGLIEKIIPRNTTIPVARAQEFTTFKDGQTAMSVHVVQGEREMVDDCRSLARFSLKGIPPMAAGAAHIRVTYQVDADGLLSVTAMEKSTGVQSEIQVKPSYGLSDDEVANMLRDSMTYAKEDMQARALAEQRVEADRVIEGLIAAMQMDGEELLSEQENLDLLKAIEALIELRNGDDADAIELGIKATDKASQEFASRRMDKSIRAALSGQSVDDI; this comes from the coding sequence ATGGCATTACTTCAAATTGCAGAACCGGGTCAGAGCTCTGCTCCCCACGAGCATAAACTTGCAGCGGGTATCGACCTTGGTACAACCAACTCGTTGGTTGCATCGGCGCGTAGTGGCAACGTGACGCCATTAGAGGATCAGCAAGGTCGTCGCATTTTGCCATCAGTCGTTCGTTACACTGCTGATGAGAATCAAGTAGGCTACCTAGCACTTGAAAGTGCAGAAGTGGATCCAACCAACACTATTATCTCAGTAAAACGTTTGATTGGTCGCTCTCTAGCTGACATTCAGCAGCGTTACCCATCTTTACCATACCAGCTAAAAGCCAGCGAAAACGGCTTGCCAATATTGGCAACGGCTGGCGGTGATAAAAACCCAATCGAAGTATCAGCAGATATCTTAGCAGCGTTAAAACTACGTGCTGAAGATACACTTGGCGGTGAGCTTGCTGGTGTGGTGATTACCGTACCTGCGTATTTTGATGATGCGCAGCGTGCAGGCACAAAAGACGCAGCGAAATTGGCAGGCTTACATGTATTACGCCTACTGAATGAACCAACGGCCGCTGCTATTGCTTATGGTTTAGACTCTGGTCAAGAGGGTGTGATTGCCGTTTACGACCTAGGTGGCGGTACGTTTGATATTTCTATTCTACGCCTGTCAAAAGGCGTATTTGAAGTGTTGGCCACGGGTGGTGACTCTGCGCTTGGTGGTGATGACTTTGACCATCTGCTGGCTGATTTCCTACTTGAGAAAACTGAGCTTTCGACGCCGCTTACCGCAGAGCAAAATCGTACGTTGCTTAATATTGCACAGAAAACGAAGCAGCTGTTCTCTGAGCAAGACTCAGTGATGGTTGATGTGTTTGGCTGGCAAGGCGACGTAACCCGTGCACAATTTGAAGAGCTGATCCGCCCATTAGTGAAGAAAACGCTGATGTCTTGCCGTCGAGCGCTTAAAGACGCAGACGTTGAGCTTGATGAAGTGAACGAAGTAGTGATGGTGGGTGGTTCAACTCGCACATTACTGGTACGTGAAATGGTGGGTGAATTCTTTGATCGTACGCCGTTAACCAGCATCAACCCTGATGAAGTCGTAGCTATCGGTGCGGGTATTCAAGCGGATATTCTTGTCGGTAATAAGCCGGATGCAGAAATGCTACTTTTGGATGTAATTCCATTGTCACTGGGCATTGAAACCATGGGTGGCTTGATTGAAAAAATCATTCCTCGTAACACCACCATTCCGGTTGCTCGAGCACAAGAGTTTACTACCTTTAAAGATGGTCAAACGGCAATGAGCGTGCATGTCGTTCAAGGTGAACGTGAAATGGTTGATGACTGTCGTTCATTGGCGCGTTTTTCTCTAAAAGGTATTCCACCAATGGCGGCGGGTGCTGCGCACATTCGTGTGACTTACCAAGTGGATGCTGATGGTCTATTGTCAGTGACTGCAATGGAAAAGAGCACCGGCGTACAGTCAGAGATTCAAGTTAAGCCTTCTTATGGCCTGAGCGATGATGAAGTTGCCAACATGCTTCGCGACTCAATGACTTATGCCAAAGAAGACATGCAGGCTCGTGCTCTCGCCGAGCAACGCGTTGAAGCAGACCGAGTGATAGAAGGTCTGATTGCTGCTATGCAGATGGATGGTGAAGAACTACTGTCTGAGCAAGAAAACCTAGACTTATTGAAAGCGATTGAAGCGCTGATTGAATTGCGTAATGGTGATGATGCTGACGCAATTGAATTAGGAATTAAGGCGACGGACAAGGCGAGCCAAGAGTTTGCTTCACGTCGTATGGATAAATCGATTCGAGCTGCGCTGTCAGGTCAGTCTGTCGATGATATTTAA
- the ndk gene encoding nucleoside-diphosphate kinase, giving the protein MALERTFSIVKPDAVKRNLIGEIYHRIEKAGLSIIAAKMVHLTEEQASGFYSEHEGKEFFPDLKAFMTSGPIMVQVLEGEDAICRYRELMGKTNPEEAACGTIRADYALSMRHNSVHGSDSPASAEREIAFFFPESEICPR; this is encoded by the coding sequence ATGGCTCTAGAAAGAACCTTTTCTATCGTTAAGCCTGATGCGGTGAAACGCAACCTCATTGGCGAAATTTACCATCGAATTGAAAAAGCTGGTCTGAGTATTATCGCAGCTAAAATGGTTCATCTCACAGAAGAACAAGCGAGCGGATTTTACTCGGAGCATGAAGGTAAAGAGTTTTTCCCTGATTTGAAGGCATTTATGACTTCTGGTCCTATTATGGTTCAGGTGCTTGAAGGTGAGGATGCGATTTGTCGTTACCGTGAGCTAATGGGTAAAACTAACCCAGAAGAAGCGGCTTGCGGCACCATTCGCGCTGACTATGCACTGAGTATGCGTCACAACTCTGTCCATGGTTCTGATAGCCCTGCATCGGCAGAACGCGAAATTGCGTTTTTCTTTCCTGAGTCGGAAATCTGCCCTCGATAA
- the iscU gene encoding Fe-S cluster assembly scaffold IscU: MAYSEKVIDHYENPRNVGSFDKEDPSVGSGMVGAPACGDVMKLQIKVTPEGIIEDAKFKTYGCGSAIASSSLVTEWVKGKSIDEAAAIKNSEIAEELELPPVKVHCSILAEDAIKAAVADYKKKHQ; this comes from the coding sequence ATGGCATATAGCGAAAAAGTAATTGATCACTACGAGAACCCACGTAACGTTGGTTCTTTCGATAAAGAAGATCCATCAGTAGGTAGCGGCATGGTGGGTGCACCAGCATGTGGCGACGTAATGAAACTGCAAATCAAAGTAACGCCAGAAGGCATTATCGAAGATGCGAAGTTTAAAACTTACGGCTGTGGTAGTGCGATCGCATCAAGTTCACTGGTTACAGAGTGGGTAAAAGGTAAATCGATTGATGAAGCCGCTGCGATCAAAAACTCTGAAATTGCAGAAGAACTAGAACTTCCACCAGTGAAAGTGCACTGTTCAATCCTAGCGGAAGATGCAATTAAAGCAGCAGTTGCTGACTACAAGAAAAAACATCAGTAA
- the csdA gene encoding cysteine desulfurase CsdA, with protein sequence MLDIATIRRQFPALAQQVNQQALVYLDSAATTQKPQVVIDAITDYYSAQNANVHRGSHSLTANATSQFEAARHCVADFINAKSDKEIIWTRGATEALNLIAQTYARSTLQAGDEILIGEMEHHANIVPWQIVAEQTGATIVKAPMTPNCQLDTAAFEALLSDKTKIVALAHTTNVTGTRQPIESLITLAHQYGAVVVIDAAQGIVHEKIDVQAMDADFVVFSGHKIFAPAGIGVLYGKLSILDAMPPWHGGGKMVEKVSFSGTTFSQLPGKFEAGTPNVAGAIALAKAIDWYSQFNREHVETHIHQLVQQTYQALSQYDDVKVVGYQENASVISFIVDGVHHQDVATLLDQQGIAVRSGNHCAHPLMDALGISGTIRISFAIYNDQQDVQRLLAAINKCLDML encoded by the coding sequence ATGCTTGATATTGCAACAATTCGTCGCCAGTTCCCGGCACTAGCACAACAAGTTAACCAGCAAGCATTGGTGTATTTGGATAGCGCTGCGACCACACAAAAGCCCCAAGTTGTTATTGATGCGATCACTGATTACTACAGCGCACAAAATGCCAACGTCCATCGCGGCAGCCACAGCCTAACAGCAAACGCGACCAGCCAATTTGAAGCGGCTCGCCACTGCGTGGCTGACTTTATCAACGCCAAGAGTGATAAGGAAATCATATGGACTCGCGGCGCGACTGAAGCGCTTAATTTAATCGCTCAAACCTACGCCCGCAGCACGTTACAAGCTGGTGACGAAATTCTCATTGGTGAAATGGAACATCACGCCAATATTGTGCCGTGGCAAATCGTGGCAGAGCAGACTGGCGCAACAATTGTTAAAGCACCAATGACTCCAAATTGCCAGTTAGATACGGCGGCTTTTGAGGCTCTGCTCTCTGATAAAACGAAAATCGTAGCGCTTGCCCATACCACCAATGTCACTGGCACCCGCCAACCGATCGAGAGCTTAATTACTCTTGCACACCAATATGGCGCTGTCGTTGTTATCGATGCGGCACAAGGGATCGTGCATGAAAAAATTGACGTTCAAGCAATGGATGCGGATTTTGTAGTCTTCTCTGGACACAAGATCTTTGCTCCTGCGGGGATTGGGGTTCTATACGGAAAATTATCCATTTTAGACGCTATGCCTCCTTGGCATGGCGGCGGTAAAATGGTGGAAAAAGTATCGTTTAGTGGCACCACCTTTAGCCAACTTCCCGGCAAGTTTGAAGCGGGGACACCCAATGTTGCAGGTGCAATTGCGCTTGCAAAGGCGATTGACTGGTATAGCCAATTTAACCGTGAGCACGTTGAAACTCACATTCATCAATTGGTTCAACAAACGTACCAAGCATTATCTCAATATGACGACGTCAAAGTGGTTGGCTATCAAGAGAATGCCTCGGTCATTTCATTTATCGTCGACGGTGTGCATCATCAAGATGTGGCGACACTACTCGACCAACAAGGTATTGCCGTACGCTCAGGAAACCACTGCGCCCACCCTTTAATGGATGCACTTGGGATAAGTGGTACGATTCGTATTTCCTTCGCTATCTATAACGATCAGCAAGACGTGCAACGTTTACTAGCAGCAATCAATAAATGCCTTGATATGTTGTGA
- the iscA gene encoding iron-sulfur cluster assembly protein IscA, with the protein MAITLSDAAASRVKAFLDNRGKGVGLRLGVKTTGCSGMAYVLEFVDEVNAEEDEVFEHKGVNVIIDKKSLVYLDGTELDYVKQGLNEGFEFNNPNAKSECGCGESFNV; encoded by the coding sequence ATGGCCATAACACTATCAGATGCAGCAGCAAGCCGAGTAAAAGCTTTCCTAGATAACCGAGGAAAGGGCGTAGGTTTGCGTCTTGGAGTTAAAACAACAGGCTGTTCTGGTATGGCTTACGTACTAGAGTTTGTCGATGAAGTAAATGCAGAAGAAGACGAAGTGTTTGAGCACAAAGGCGTCAATGTCATTATTGATAAGAAAAGCCTTGTATACCTAGACGGCACTGAGCTTGATTACGTGAAACAGGGATTGAATGAAGGTTTTGAATTCAACAACCCTAACGCGAAAAGCGAATGTGGCTGTGGTGAGAGCTTCAACGTTTAA